Part of the Chlamydia muridarum str. Nigg genome is shown below.
TTAACCTGACAAGTTAAACACCACTTAGCTGTAAAATTCACAAAAACAGGAACCCCTTTTGCTCGTAATTCAGCTAATTTCTCAGGAGAAAAGGCTTGCCAATGGGAGCTTTGAACAGGATACGCATCTTCATCAAAGTAACGCACTCCTACAGAGGCTATAAATAAAGAACTCGTAATACAAAAGATAAAGGCTATGGAAGCGCACAACCTTTGCTTACGCGGAGATACAGGGGTTCCCCATCGTCCTAAAATCCAGGCTCCTATAGCAGCCAACCAAAGTCCTATAAGAAGAATAGTCACTGCTGCTGTACTCGTCTCGACTCCGAAAATCCAGATCAACCAGGTCGCTGTAGCCAGTAACATAAACCCCGTTAATTGTTTGAACGTACCCATCCATGGACCAGGCTTAGGTAAAATGGCTAACATCCGTGGGAAAGAGGCAAATAAGAGATACGGACTTGCCATTCCTAATCCTATAGCGGTAAAAATCGCTAACTGTTTAATGAAAGAAACAGCCATGACTAACCCCAAAACGGAGCCTAAAAACGGGCCTGTACAAGGAGTAGTAACGAAAGTTGTTAATACTCCATTGAAAAAAGCCCCCCACCGTTGATGTTTCTTTGCAGAAGCTCCTCCTTCTTCTTGAAGTTTTTTCCCTAAGCTTAAACAAATCATCCCCATCTCAAACATACCTAATGAGCTTAAAGCAAATAGGAAGAGAATCATGATCAAGACGGCAACAAACATAGGTTCTTGGAGTTGAAAACCCCAACCAATATTTTGTCCCAAAACTTTCAATAGCAAAGCAAAAATGGCTAATCCCCAAAAGCTTGCAATAGCTCCTAGGGTGAACCAAACACCACTAACAACGGAAGAGGAATGATGATCTGAAGCTGACTTAATTAAACTAAATACCTTCAGGGTAATCAGGGGCAAAACGCAAGGCATGATGTTTAATAAGATCCCCCCAACAAAAGCCATAAGAAGAATCGAAAGGAATCCCCAACTCCATGCCGGCAGCTGTTGCACCTGATGATCGCGCACCTGATAAGAGGCTACTACCCTGCCTGAGTCATCCGTGAACACAAGGAGCCCGGATAAGCTTGCTCCCTTAGGCATGTTTCCTTCAAAATGCTTAAGTCTCCACACGCGTTCATTCTCTTTACCTACTGAGGCTCCCTCAGCATAAGCAAAGTCCCGCGTATTTTCTGCAATGAACCACGCTTTGACTTCCCCATGGGATGGCCCTTCCTTTACAAGAACATCCAATCCGTCTGACTGATAAGAGATGGTAATTGCTTTATCCAACTGCTTGGGTTGAGCAGCTAACACACGAGAAAAAGCTGCAGCATCTTTACCATTATGGATTAACGGTCCTGGACCCACTGGTAATACAAGCGTTCTCTCAGAAGACCCTGGAATACAAGCCTCTCCGCAAGAAAGCCACTCTACTCGAGACTTTATCTCTAATTGACTACTTTCCAACTCTTTGGAAACACGAACATCAGCAACAACCATAGTAGAATGTTTATAACCAAAATAAACATCCCCAGGCTCTTCAAAAATTTCAGGAGTGGGCCAATGTTCCTCTAGCAACTCACATCCTGCAGGAAGGTCCCATGAAATCTTTAAAGGCATCCCAAACTTTCCTGGATTCTTCCAATAGAT
Proteins encoded:
- a CDS encoding protein-disulfide reductase DsbD family protein, with amino-acid sequence MIRKWSGILLCLLFSCASCFCIEGNNEKATPTVELVSESEQAVKGEVVRIGALIAIPKGEHIYWKNPGKFGMPLKISWDLPAGCELLEEHWPTPEIFEEPGDVYFGYKHSTMVVADVRVSKELESSQLEIKSRVEWLSCGEACIPGSSERTLVLPVGPGPLIHNGKDAAAFSRVLAAQPKQLDKAITISYQSDGLDVLVKEGPSHGEVKAWFIAENTRDFAYAEGASVGKENERVWRLKHFEGNMPKGASLSGLLVFTDDSGRVVASYQVRDHQVQQLPAWSWGFLSILLMAFVGGILLNIMPCVLPLITLKVFSLIKSASDHHSSSVVSGVWFTLGAIASFWGLAIFALLLKVLGQNIGWGFQLQEPMFVAVLIMILFLFALSSLGMFEMGMICLSLGKKLQEEGGASAKKHQRWGAFFNGVLTTFVTTPCTGPFLGSVLGLVMAVSFIKQLAIFTAIGLGMASPYLLFASFPRMLAILPKPGPWMGTFKQLTGFMLLATATWLIWIFGVETSTAAVTILLIGLWLAAIGAWILGRWGTPVSPRKQRLCASIAFIFCITSSLFIASVGVRYFDEDAYPVQSSHWQAFSPEKLAELRAKGVPVFVNFTAKWCLTCQVNKPLLYANAQAFDAMGIATLEADWTKKDPQITEELARLGRASVPSYVYYPSGNRAPVVLPERLSQATLEEMIFTK